From a region of the Streptomyces caniferus genome:
- a CDS encoding MMPL family transporter, with amino-acid sequence MATFLYKLGRFAFRRRRFVALIWVALLAVAGVGAATAAAPAADSFSIPGTEAQRAFDLLDQRFPGTNADGATARVVFKAPAGESMKDPANKAAVERTVHALQSGSSQVDRVADPYAAKALSKDGRTAYAQVSYKVTGFELTDASKDALEDAAEDAQHAGLTVETGGNALQAIPETGATEVIGIAISAVVLVITFGALIAAGLPLLTALIGVGIGVCTITALSSALDLSSTTSTLATMIGLAVGIDYALFIVSRYRAEITEGSEREEAAGRAVGTAGSAVVFAGLTVVIALVGLAVVNIPMLTKMGLAAAGTVVIAVLIALTLIPALLGFAGARVLPRKARKARKGSEADEAHGRHAGTGERPNMGTRWARFVLRRPVAVLLASVVGLGVVAIPASSLELGLPDDGSQPTHTTQRKAYDLLSDGFGPGFNGPLMLVVDGRDAHAGQSTKSAAARVAKEVGRLDDVAVVTPPTFNKAGDTALLNVVPKSKPSSLETEDLVHHIRSTASGIADDTGAKTLVTGTTAMNVDVSQKLNDALLPYLALVVGLAFLLLMVVFRSVLVPLKAALGFLLSVVAALGAVVAVFQWGWLADVFGVEQTGPIMSMMPIFMVGVVFGLAMDYEVFLVTRMREAFVHGERPGEAVVTGFRHGARVVTAAAVIMISVFAGFIGSSDSMIKMIGFGLAVAVFFDAFLVRMAVVPAVLALLGRSAWWLPRWLQKVLPNVDVEGEGLRTQLGDGGGDSGTGSGGGSGTGTGTTEGPDENAARETVRV; translated from the coding sequence GTGGCCACTTTCCTCTACAAACTCGGACGCTTCGCCTTCCGGCGGCGTCGCTTCGTCGCCCTGATATGGGTCGCCCTGCTGGCCGTGGCCGGCGTCGGGGCCGCCACCGCCGCCGCACCCGCCGCCGACTCCTTCTCGATCCCCGGCACGGAGGCCCAGCGCGCCTTCGACCTCCTCGACCAGCGTTTCCCCGGCACGAACGCCGACGGCGCCACGGCCCGGGTGGTCTTCAAGGCCCCCGCGGGCGAGTCGATGAAGGACCCGGCGAACAAGGCGGCCGTCGAACGCACCGTCCACGCCCTGCAGTCCGGCTCCTCGCAGGTCGACCGGGTCGCCGACCCGTACGCCGCCAAGGCCCTCAGCAAGGACGGCCGCACCGCCTACGCCCAGGTCTCCTACAAGGTCACCGGCTTCGAGCTGACCGACGCCTCCAAGGACGCCCTGGAGGACGCGGCCGAGGACGCCCAGCACGCCGGGCTGACCGTCGAGACCGGCGGCAACGCCCTGCAGGCCATCCCCGAGACCGGCGCCACCGAGGTCATCGGCATCGCGATCTCCGCGGTGGTCCTCGTCATCACCTTCGGCGCGCTGATCGCGGCCGGACTGCCGCTGCTGACCGCGCTGATCGGCGTCGGCATCGGCGTCTGCACCATCACCGCGCTGAGCAGTGCGCTCGACCTCTCCAGCACCACCTCGACGCTGGCCACGATGATCGGCCTCGCCGTCGGCATCGACTACGCCCTGTTCATCGTCTCCCGCTACCGCGCCGAGATCACCGAGGGCAGCGAGCGCGAGGAGGCCGCCGGACGCGCGGTGGGCACCGCGGGCTCCGCGGTCGTCTTCGCCGGGCTGACCGTGGTGATCGCACTGGTCGGCCTCGCCGTCGTCAACATCCCGATGCTGACGAAGATGGGTCTGGCCGCGGCCGGCACCGTCGTCATCGCCGTACTGATCGCGCTGACCCTGATCCCGGCGCTGCTGGGCTTCGCCGGGGCGCGGGTGCTGCCCCGCAAGGCGCGCAAGGCCCGCAAGGGGAGCGAGGCCGACGAGGCGCACGGCCGGCACGCCGGTACCGGGGAGCGGCCCAACATGGGCACCCGCTGGGCGCGGTTCGTGCTGCGCCGCCCCGTCGCCGTCCTCCTCGCGTCCGTGGTCGGCCTCGGCGTCGTCGCGATTCCCGCGTCCTCACTGGAGCTGGGCCTGCCGGACGACGGCTCGCAGCCCACCCACACCACCCAGCGCAAGGCGTACGACCTGCTGTCCGACGGCTTCGGGCCCGGCTTCAACGGCCCGCTGATGCTGGTCGTCGACGGCCGGGACGCCCACGCCGGGCAGAGCACCAAGTCCGCCGCCGCACGGGTGGCGAAGGAGGTCGGCCGGCTGGACGACGTCGCCGTGGTCACCCCGCCCACCTTCAACAAGGCCGGCGACACCGCGCTGCTGAACGTCGTCCCGAAGTCCAAGCCCAGCAGCCTCGAAACCGAGGACCTGGTGCATCACATCCGGTCCACGGCGAGCGGTATCGCCGACGACACCGGGGCGAAGACCCTGGTCACCGGCACCACCGCGATGAACGTCGATGTCTCGCAGAAGCTGAACGACGCGCTGCTGCCCTATCTGGCACTGGTCGTCGGCCTGGCCTTCCTGCTCCTGATGGTGGTCTTCCGCTCGGTGCTCGTCCCGCTCAAGGCGGCGCTCGGCTTCCTGCTCTCGGTGGTGGCGGCGCTCGGTGCGGTCGTCGCGGTCTTCCAATGGGGCTGGCTGGCCGACGTGTTCGGAGTCGAGCAGACCGGCCCGATCATGAGCATGATGCCGATCTTCATGGTGGGTGTGGTCTTCGGTCTGGCGATGGACTACGAGGTCTTCCTCGTCACGCGGATGCGCGAGGCCTTCGTCCACGGTGAGCGGCCTGGCGAGGCCGTGGTCACCGGCTTCCGGCACGGCGCGCGCGTGGTCACCGCCGCCGCGGTCATCATGATCAGCGTCTTCGCGGGCTTCATCGGCTCCTCCGACTCGATGATCAAGATGATCGGCTTCGGCCTCGCCGTCGCCGTCTTCTTCGACGCCTTCCTCGTCCGCATGGCCGTCGTCCCCGCGGTCCTGGCGCTGCTGGGCCGCTCCGCCTGGTGGCTCCCGCGGTGGCTCCAGAAGGTCCTGCCGAATGTGGATGTCGAGGGGGAGGGGCTGCGTACGCAGCTCGGGGACGGGGGCGGCGACAGCGGCACTGGCAGCGGCGGCGGTTCCGGCACCGGCACCGGCACCACCGAGGGGCCGGACGAGAACGCCGCACGCGAGACGGTGCGCGTCTGA
- a CDS encoding TetR/AcrR family transcriptional regulator, with protein sequence MGRSRLTPERETELFNAVLDLLREVGYDALTMDAVAARTRSSKATLYRQWQGKPELVARALRHCKPVSTADIDTGSLRGDFAELVRRADDEGQVEKDAALMRGLGMAIHGNPDLHQALREVLLDPEVTGLNAMLKRAIDRGEIAADCPALEFAPHMIVGALIARQLIEDRSADAAFLSSYLDAVVFPALGV encoded by the coding sequence ATGGGACGCAGTCGGCTGACGCCCGAGCGGGAGACCGAGCTCTTCAACGCCGTGCTCGATCTGCTCCGCGAGGTCGGCTATGACGCGCTGACCATGGACGCCGTCGCCGCCCGTACCCGCTCCAGCAAGGCCACCCTCTACCGCCAGTGGCAGGGCAAGCCGGAGCTGGTGGCCAGGGCGTTGCGGCACTGCAAGCCGGTCAGCACCGCGGACATCGACACCGGCAGCCTGCGCGGCGACTTCGCCGAGCTGGTGCGCCGGGCCGACGACGAGGGGCAGGTCGAGAAGGACGCGGCCCTGATGCGGGGCCTGGGGATGGCCATCCACGGCAACCCCGATCTGCACCAGGCCCTCCGTGAAGTCCTCCTCGACCCCGAGGTGACCGGACTGAACGCGATGCTGAAGCGGGCCATCGACCGCGGCGAGATCGCGGCCGACTGTCCCGCGCTCGAATTCGCCCCGCACATGATCGTCGGTGCGCTCATCGCCCGGCAGCTCATCGAGGACCGCAGCGCCGACGCCGCGTTCCTCTCCTCCTATCTCGACGCCGTGGTTTTCCCCGCCCTCGGCGTCTGA
- a CDS encoding S41 family peptidase, with amino-acid sequence MPGRGPGPPGAAYLRYPHLHGDLLCFAAEDDLWIAPVAPDGEEPGRAWRLTVDRTRVGHPRFSPDGAHIAFTTWRSLDPEVHLAPVDGGPARRLTYWGSTDARVCGWTPPDHEGQAHVLAVSSHGQPFSYYSWAYSVPTDGSPGGQLPWGPVSDIAVADVEGERRTLLLSGKPPHEPASWKRYRGGAMGRMWLHGTRLMPDLYGHLDSVMFVGGRVAFLSDHEGIGNVYSCLPDSTDLRRHTDHADFYARHASSDGSRIVYQCAGDLWLIDDLGPDAVPRKLAVRLGGPRAGRRTYQVPAASHVTGLAVDTTGRASAVGVRGSLYWLTHRDGPARTIHDTPGVRVRLPEMLGSTGRIAYLTDADGEDAIEITNLPRAGAPGEPRRLAAGELGRVHEMTSAPDGERLAVASHDGRLLLVDVARPEEGAGEEETAAGVTELVRSTNGPVRDLAFSPDSRWLTWSHPGIGRTLRQIRMARLSDGHIVDVTNGRFEDEQPVFTRDGRYLAFLSWRGFDPVYDVHTGDLSFPLGCRPYLVPLSSATPSPFALSPEGRPAAGGLDPDEIPPPSDEGPVLVEVEGLENRVTPFPVAASKYSSLEPVSGGGLVWLRWPISGALGETFANPADTSGRPTLEHFDLTKARRTELTSSLDGFALSGDGTRLVVNDEGELRAVPATETPDSDSTVFLDLRRILHDVDPVAEWRQAFDEAGRIARTYFWDPRMCGIDWDAVLAQYRPLLERVASPDEFADLLREVMGELGTSHAYVVGARRNEGPPHYQRAMGLLGANLVCREGRWVLTRILPGESSDSKARSPLAGTGIREGAALTHVDGRRVDPVTGPYPLLAAAGGTTVELTFSPPEGEGPPRRVAVVPLVDERPLRYQDWVAKRRAVVRELSGGRCGYLHIPDMGGSGWAQFNRDLRMEVSRPALIVDVRGNAGGNISELVIEKLTRTIMGWDLTRDAEPVSYTSNAPRGPVVAVADEMTSSDGDMITAAFKLLGIGPVVGMRTWGGVVGMTGRHRLADGTSITVPMNAAWFRLYGWGVENHGVEVDIEALRSPLHWAEGRHPQLGVAVRTVLELLDRHAAATPPDLSEVPDLRRPPLPPRDEGEAEATGA; translated from the coding sequence CTGCCGGGCCGCGGGCCGGGACCGCCCGGCGCCGCGTATCTGCGCTATCCGCATCTGCACGGCGACCTGCTCTGCTTCGCCGCCGAGGACGACCTCTGGATCGCCCCGGTCGCCCCGGACGGCGAGGAGCCCGGCCGTGCCTGGCGGCTGACCGTGGACCGTACCCGGGTCGGCCACCCCCGCTTCTCCCCCGACGGGGCGCACATCGCGTTCACCACCTGGCGCAGCCTCGACCCGGAGGTCCACCTCGCGCCGGTCGACGGCGGCCCGGCCCGCCGGCTGACGTACTGGGGCAGCACCGACGCCCGGGTCTGCGGCTGGACACCACCCGACCACGAGGGCCAGGCGCACGTCCTCGCGGTCTCCTCGCACGGCCAGCCGTTCTCGTACTACTCGTGGGCCTACAGCGTGCCCACCGACGGCAGCCCCGGCGGCCAACTGCCCTGGGGGCCGGTCTCCGACATCGCGGTCGCCGACGTCGAAGGCGAGCGCCGCACCCTGCTGCTCAGCGGGAAGCCGCCGCACGAGCCCGCCTCCTGGAAGCGCTACCGGGGCGGCGCGATGGGCCGGATGTGGCTGCACGGCACCCGGCTGATGCCGGACCTGTACGGGCACCTCGACTCGGTGATGTTCGTCGGCGGCCGGGTCGCGTTCCTCTCCGACCACGAGGGCATCGGCAACGTCTACTCCTGCCTTCCCGACAGCACCGATCTGCGCCGGCACACCGACCACGCCGACTTCTATGCCCGGCACGCCTCCAGCGACGGTTCACGGATCGTCTACCAGTGCGCCGGTGACCTCTGGCTGATCGACGACCTGGGACCGGACGCCGTACCGCGCAAGCTGGCCGTGCGGCTGGGCGGTCCGCGGGCCGGGCGGCGGACCTACCAGGTCCCGGCCGCCTCGCACGTCACCGGGCTCGCGGTGGACACCACCGGGCGGGCCAGTGCGGTCGGCGTCCGCGGCAGCCTGTACTGGCTCACCCATCGCGACGGTCCGGCCCGCACGATCCACGACACCCCGGGCGTACGGGTCCGGCTCCCCGAAATGCTGGGCTCCACCGGCCGGATCGCCTACCTCACCGATGCCGACGGCGAGGACGCCATCGAGATCACCAACCTGCCGCGGGCCGGCGCCCCGGGCGAACCGCGCCGGCTGGCCGCCGGCGAGCTGGGCCGGGTCCACGAGATGACCTCCGCACCGGACGGGGAACGGCTGGCGGTGGCCTCGCACGACGGACGGCTGCTGCTGGTGGACGTGGCCCGGCCGGAGGAGGGTGCGGGCGAGGAAGAGACGGCCGCCGGCGTCACCGAGCTGGTCCGCTCCACCAACGGCCCGGTCCGCGACCTGGCGTTCTCCCCCGACTCGCGCTGGCTGACCTGGTCGCACCCCGGCATCGGCCGTACGCTGCGGCAGATCAGGATGGCCCGGCTGTCCGACGGGCACATCGTGGACGTCACCAACGGCCGCTTCGAGGACGAGCAGCCGGTGTTCACCCGCGACGGCCGCTATCTGGCGTTCCTGTCCTGGCGCGGCTTCGACCCGGTCTACGACGTGCACACCGGCGATCTGTCGTTCCCGCTGGGCTGCCGCCCCTACCTCGTACCGCTGTCGTCGGCGACCCCCTCCCCCTTCGCGCTGTCGCCGGAGGGGCGGCCGGCCGCGGGCGGTCTGGACCCGGACGAGATTCCGCCGCCGTCGGACGAGGGGCCCGTACTGGTCGAGGTGGAGGGGCTGGAGAACCGCGTCACCCCGTTCCCGGTGGCGGCGTCCAAGTACTCCTCCCTGGAGCCGGTCAGCGGCGGCGGGCTGGTCTGGCTGCGCTGGCCGATCTCCGGCGCGCTGGGCGAGACGTTCGCCAACCCGGCCGACACCTCGGGCCGGCCCACCCTCGAACACTTCGACCTGACCAAGGCGCGGCGCACCGAACTCACCAGCTCGCTGGACGGGTTCGCGCTCAGCGGCGACGGCACACGGCTGGTCGTCAACGACGAGGGCGAACTGCGCGCGGTGCCCGCGACCGAGACGCCGGACAGCGATTCGACGGTCTTCCTGGACCTGCGGCGCATCCTGCACGACGTCGATCCGGTGGCGGAGTGGCGCCAGGCGTTCGACGAGGCGGGCCGGATCGCCCGGACCTACTTCTGGGATCCGCGGATGTGCGGCATCGACTGGGACGCGGTGCTCGCGCAGTACCGGCCGCTGCTCGAACGGGTCGCCTCCCCCGACGAGTTCGCCGATCTGCTGCGCGAGGTGATGGGCGAACTGGGCACCTCGCACGCCTATGTCGTGGGCGCCCGGCGCAACGAGGGCCCGCCGCACTACCAGCGCGCCATGGGCCTGCTCGGCGCCAACCTCGTATGCCGCGAGGGCCGTTGGGTGCTCACCCGGATCCTGCCCGGCGAGTCCTCGGACTCCAAGGCCCGCTCCCCGCTGGCCGGTACCGGCATCCGTGAGGGTGCGGCGCTCACCCATGTCGACGGCCGCCGGGTGGACCCGGTGACCGGCCCCTATCCGCTGCTGGCCGCGGCCGGCGGCACGACCGTGGAGCTCACCTTCTCCCCGCCGGAGGGCGAGGGCCCGCCGCGCCGGGTCGCGGTGGTCCCGCTGGTCGACGAACGGCCGCTGCGCTACCAGGACTGGGTGGCCAAACGCCGGGCGGTGGTACGGGAGCTGAGCGGCGGACGGTGCGGCTACCTGCACATCCCCGACATGGGCGGCTCCGGCTGGGCGCAGTTCAACCGCGATCTGCGGATGGAGGTCTCCCGGCCCGCGCTGATCGTGGACGTCCGGGGCAACGCGGGCGGCAACATCTCCGAGCTGGTGATCGAGAAGCTCACCCGCACGATCATGGGCTGGGACCTGACCCGCGACGCCGAGCCCGTCTCGTACACCAGCAACGCCCCGCGCGGCCCGGTCGTGGCGGTCGCCGACGAGATGACCTCGTCCGACGGCGACATGATCACCGCGGCCTTCAAACTGCTGGGCATCGGCCCGGTGGTGGGCATGCGCACCTGGGGCGGGGTGGTCGGGATGACCGGCCGGCACCGGCTCGCCGACGGGACCTCGATCACCGTCCCGATGAATGCCGCATGGTTCCGGCTCTACGGCTGGGGCGTGGAGAACCACGGCGTCGAGGTCGACATCGAGGCGCTGCGCTCGCCGCTGCACTGGGCCGAGGGCCGGCATCCACAGCTGGGCGTCGCGGTGCGCACGGTGCTGGAGCTGCTGGACCGGCATGCGGCGGCGACGCCTCCGGACCTGTCGGAGGTGCCGGACCTGCGGCGGCCCCCGCTGCCACCCCGGGACGAGGGCGAGGCGGAGGCGACCGGGGCCTGA
- a CDS encoding SDR family oxidoreductase — MRTSRNLEGQVVVVTGAARGVGALLARKLSARGATLALVGLEPDELRGVAASLHGPAHHWHADVTDHEAMARVAGEVKDRFGKVDVVVANAGVATGGPFADSDPVSWRRVIEVNLIGGAVTGRAFLPALMASRGYFLQIASLAAITPAPMMTAYCASKSGVEAFAHSLRAEVGHRGVRVGVGYLSWTDTDMVRGADQDAVMRELRSRLPWPANKTYPLGPAVDRIVAGIEQRSAHVYGQWWLRGMQSLRGYLPALIGSAGRREMRRFGDRLDGMRVGLVGAGGEADEKARADR; from the coding sequence ATGAGGACGAGCAGGAACCTGGAGGGGCAGGTCGTCGTCGTCACCGGCGCGGCCCGTGGGGTCGGTGCGCTGCTGGCCCGGAAGCTGTCGGCGCGCGGGGCGACGCTGGCGCTGGTCGGCCTGGAGCCGGACGAACTGCGGGGCGTCGCGGCCTCGCTGCACGGCCCGGCCCACCACTGGCACGCCGATGTCACCGACCACGAGGCGATGGCCCGGGTGGCGGGCGAGGTCAAGGACCGCTTCGGGAAGGTCGACGTGGTCGTCGCCAATGCGGGGGTGGCGACCGGCGGCCCGTTCGCCGACTCCGACCCGGTCTCCTGGCGGCGGGTCATCGAGGTCAACCTCATCGGCGGCGCGGTCACCGGCCGCGCCTTCCTCCCCGCCCTCATGGCGTCCCGCGGCTACTTCCTGCAGATAGCCTCGCTGGCCGCGATCACCCCGGCGCCGATGATGACCGCCTACTGCGCCTCCAAGTCGGGCGTCGAGGCATTCGCGCACAGCCTGCGCGCCGAGGTCGGCCACAGGGGCGTACGGGTCGGGGTGGGCTACCTCAGCTGGACCGACACCGACATGGTGCGCGGCGCCGACCAGGACGCCGTCATGCGCGAACTGCGCTCCAGGCTGCCGTGGCCGGCGAACAAGACCTATCCGCTCGGCCCCGCCGTCGACCGGATCGTCGCGGGCATCGAGCAGCGTTCCGCCCACGTCTACGGGCAGTGGTGGCTGCGCGGGATGCAGTCGCTCCGCGGGTATCTGCCCGCGCTCATCGGGTCGGCGGGCCGGCGGGAGATGCGGCGGTTCGGGGACCGGCTGGACGGCATGCGGGTCGGGCTGGTGGGCGCCGGCGGGGAGGCGGACGAGAAGGCGCGGGCGGACCGGTGA
- a CDS encoding alpha/beta fold hydrolase yields the protein MSRRRGYVTTGPYAPPVPHTTLPVVSADGARLYAEVHGPKDAPAVVLAHGWTCSTAFWAPVVRDLAADHRVVLYDQRGHGRSPAAGPAGHSTHALADDLVAVLEAALRPGERAVVGGHSMGGMTIMAAAERPQLRERAAAALLCSTGSADLPAESRVFPLRSPQGRRRAHRLMLHSRAPLGPVSPLAKSALRYATMGPGATAEQIEACARIVHACPPGVRARWGRVLSGLELTGGASRLELPTAVVAGTADRLTPLVHARRLASVLPDCRGLTELPGLGHMTPIEDPAAVAGRLRALVEDHLRPAGTDTDTGEAAAAEVPRSARQKKEKTA from the coding sequence ATGAGCCGCCGGCGCGGATATGTCACCACCGGCCCGTACGCCCCGCCGGTGCCGCATACGACGCTGCCCGTCGTCTCGGCCGACGGCGCCCGGCTGTACGCCGAGGTCCACGGCCCGAAGGACGCGCCGGCCGTCGTCCTGGCGCACGGCTGGACCTGCTCGACCGCCTTCTGGGCGCCGGTCGTCCGCGACCTGGCCGCCGATCACCGGGTCGTCCTCTACGACCAGCGCGGCCACGGCCGCAGCCCCGCCGCGGGCCCTGCGGGCCACAGCACCCATGCGCTCGCCGACGACCTGGTGGCCGTACTGGAGGCGGCCCTGCGGCCGGGCGAACGCGCCGTGGTGGGCGGCCACTCCATGGGCGGCATGACGATCATGGCCGCCGCCGAGCGGCCGCAGCTGCGCGAGCGGGCCGCCGCCGCGCTGCTGTGCAGCACCGGCAGCGCCGATCTGCCCGCCGAATCACGGGTGTTCCCGCTGCGCAGCCCGCAGGGCCGCCGCCGCGCGCACCGGCTGATGCTGCACTCGCGGGCGCCGCTCGGCCCCGTTTCGCCGCTCGCCAAGAGCGCCCTGAGGTACGCCACCATGGGCCCCGGCGCCACCGCCGAGCAGATCGAGGCCTGTGCGCGCATCGTGCACGCCTGCCCGCCCGGGGTGCGGGCCCGCTGGGGCAGGGTGCTGTCCGGTCTCGAACTGACCGGCGGGGCAAGCAGGCTGGAGCTGCCGACCGCGGTCGTCGCGGGCACCGCCGACCGCCTCACCCCGCTCGTGCACGCCCGCCGGCTGGCCTCCGTCCTGCCGGACTGCCGCGGTCTGACCGAGCTGCCGGGCCTGGGACACATGACGCCGATCGAGGACCCCGCGGCGGTCGCCGGCCGGCTGCGCGCGCTCGTCGAGGACCATCTGCGGCCGGCGGGCACCGACACCGACACCGGGGAGGCCGCGGCCGCCGAAGTCCCCCGCTCCGCACGGCAGAAGAAGGAGAAGACGGCATGA
- a CDS encoding flavin-containing monooxygenase, which yields MAERERRHVRVAVIGSGFGGLGAAVRLRRQGITDFVILERADAVGGTWRDNTYPGCACDVPSHLYSFSFAPNPEWPRNFSGQPHIRAYLERVADTFGLRDHLRFRAEVLSMRWDTEALHWEVETAAGPLTADVVVSATGPLSDPKVPAVPGLDTFPGKVSHSARWDHDDDLRGKRVAMIGTGASAIQIVPAIQPDVERLTLFQRTAPWVLPRADRKITAAEKWLHSTFPATRAARRGLLWGIREMQVSAFTKRPDELGLIEFLARNHMKKAIKDPVLRAALTPDYRIGCKRILLSNTYYPALAQPNVDLVAAGLKEVRGSTLVGADGSEVEADTIVFGTGFHVTDLPIAQRVTGAHGTTLAEEWKDGMSALRGASAAGFPNFLTIIGPNTGLGNSSMILMIEAQLNYLADFMRQLDVLGPKIALDARPSAVQEWNRRIQQRMARTVWNTGGCDSWYLDKNGRNTTAWPGTTAEFKKVTRQVDLAEYAVLRPPAGKPADRPAGPRTEVAA from the coding sequence ATGGCCGAGCGCGAGCGCAGGCATGTGCGGGTTGCGGTGATCGGATCGGGCTTCGGTGGTCTGGGCGCGGCCGTCCGGCTGCGGCGCCAGGGGATCACCGACTTCGTGATCCTGGAACGGGCCGACGCGGTGGGCGGCACCTGGCGGGACAACACCTATCCGGGATGCGCGTGCGATGTGCCCTCGCACCTGTACTCCTTCTCCTTCGCGCCGAACCCCGAGTGGCCGCGCAACTTCTCCGGGCAGCCCCACATCCGGGCCTACCTGGAACGGGTCGCCGACACCTTCGGGCTGCGGGACCACCTCCGCTTCCGTGCCGAAGTGCTCAGCATGCGCTGGGACACCGAGGCGCTGCACTGGGAGGTGGAGACCGCCGCCGGGCCGCTGACCGCGGATGTCGTGGTCTCCGCGACCGGGCCGCTGTCGGACCCCAAGGTCCCGGCCGTCCCGGGGCTGGACACCTTCCCCGGCAAGGTCTCGCACTCCGCCCGCTGGGACCACGACGACGACCTGCGCGGCAAGCGCGTCGCCATGATCGGTACGGGCGCCTCGGCGATCCAGATCGTGCCGGCCATCCAGCCGGACGTGGAGCGGCTCACCCTCTTCCAGCGGACCGCGCCGTGGGTGCTGCCGCGCGCCGACCGCAAGATCACCGCGGCCGAGAAATGGCTGCACAGCACGTTTCCCGCGACCCGGGCCGCGCGCCGCGGGCTGCTCTGGGGCATCAGGGAGATGCAGGTCAGCGCCTTCACCAAGCGCCCCGACGAGCTGGGGCTGATCGAGTTCCTGGCCCGCAACCATATGAAGAAGGCCATCAAGGACCCGGTGCTGCGGGCCGCGCTGACCCCCGACTACCGCATCGGCTGCAAGCGGATCCTGCTCTCCAACACCTATTACCCGGCCCTGGCCCAGCCCAATGTGGATCTGGTCGCCGCCGGGCTGAAGGAGGTCCGCGGCAGCACGCTCGTGGGGGCCGACGGGAGCGAGGTGGAGGCCGACACGATCGTCTTCGGCACCGGCTTCCACGTGACGGACCTGCCCATCGCACAGCGGGTGACCGGCGCCCACGGGACGACGCTGGCCGAGGAGTGGAAGGACGGCATGTCCGCGCTGCGCGGTGCCAGCGCGGCCGGCTTCCCCAACTTCCTCACCATCATCGGGCCCAACACCGGCCTCGGGAACAGCTCGATGATCCTGATGATCGAGGCGCAGCTGAACTACCTCGCCGACTTCATGCGCCAACTGGACGTCCTCGGCCCGAAGATCGCCCTCGACGCCCGGCCGTCCGCCGTACAGGAGTGGAACCGCCGGATCCAGCAGCGGATGGCGCGCACGGTGTGGAACACCGGCGGCTGCGACAGCTGGTATCTGGACAAGAACGGCCGCAACACCACCGCCTGGCCGGGCACGACCGCGGAGTTCAAGAAGGTCACCCGGCAGGTCGACCTCGCGGAGTACGCGGTGCTGCGCCCACCGGCCGGCAAGCCCGCGGACCGGCCCGCCGGCCCCCGGACGGAGGTGGCCGCATGA
- a CDS encoding MerR family transcriptional regulator, with product MAANENPQDALTEPEAHPPAREFRMADLAREAGITVRTLRFYRERKLIPPPRREGRIAWYNDHHLARLRTIGALLERGHTLGGIAELLSAFDTGRDVGELLGLENPLVPPWSEETRVRLSPEELADHFSEDITAENLTTSLDIGYLAVDGDEFVHISRRLLDASTELVGQGIPLAAVLEAGRQVRIHADALADVFATLIRTHVLSDVLARASAGEAPGPHEADRIAETFEKLRPLTKGVVEAELSMAVDRRVRAELAQWLREQGQEGT from the coding sequence GTGGCAGCGAACGAAAATCCCCAGGACGCGCTCACGGAACCCGAGGCACACCCCCCGGCGCGGGAATTCCGCATGGCCGACCTGGCCAGGGAAGCCGGTATCACCGTCCGTACGCTGCGCTTCTACCGCGAGCGCAAGCTCATCCCGCCGCCCCGCCGCGAGGGCCGGATCGCCTGGTACAACGACCATCACCTGGCCCGCCTGCGCACCATCGGCGCCCTCCTGGAACGCGGCCACACCCTCGGCGGCATCGCGGAACTCCTCTCGGCCTTCGACACCGGCCGCGACGTGGGCGAACTGCTCGGCCTGGAGAACCCCCTCGTCCCGCCCTGGTCCGAGGAGACCCGCGTCCGCCTCTCCCCCGAGGAACTCGCCGATCACTTCAGCGAGGACATCACCGCCGAGAACCTCACCACGTCCCTGGACATCGGCTACCTCGCCGTCGACGGCGACGAGTTCGTCCACATCAGCCGCCGCCTGCTGGACGCCTCCACCGAACTCGTCGGCCAGGGCATCCCGTTGGCCGCCGTCCTCGAAGCCGGCCGCCAGGTACGCATCCACGCCGACGCCCTCGCCGACGTCTTCGCCACCCTCATCCGCACCCACGTCCTGTCCGACGTCCTCGCCCGCGCCTCGGCGGGCGAGGCCCCCGGCCCCCACGAGGCCGACCGCATCGCCGAGACCTTCGAGAAGCTCCGCCCGCTCACCAAGGGCGTGGTCGAGGCCGAGCTCTCCATGGCGGTGGACCGCCGCGTCCGGGCGGAGCTGGCGCAGTGGCTGCGGGAGCAGGGCCAGGAAGGGACGTGA